From the Syntrophales bacterium genome, the window CTTATCCTTATCAAAATTAACACCAAGATTGTACAGAATCTCCCTTAAAAAATCCATGGGCTCGAGAACTGGATTTATAATCAATGCTACATCGAACTTTATATTGGAAAGCTGTTGTATCAAGACCCTGCTTAACGTTGTTTTTCCGCTGCCAATTTCCCCTGTAAGCAAAACCATACCCTTATTTTCTTTTACCACATAGAGAAACCGGGCCAGTGCTTCTTCGTGCTCTGGTGAATAGTACATAAAATTCGGATCTGGAACATTTTCAAAGGGAAATCTTTTAAGTCCCCAGTACTCTAAATACATTCCTGAACTCCTTCAACGGCCACATATATCTCAAAAATAGACATTGACCCTTCCAACCACAGTAGGACAGGCGTCCCGCCTGTCCATAATGGTGAATCGCTTAGACAGCCGAGACGGCTGTCCTACGGGATGGGGAGGACAGTCTTTATTTTCAATGTCTATTTCAGGGTATATCTCATTGACAAAGGTCTATTTTTTGCTACTGTACCAGATAAGATTTTGATGTCAAATGAAAAATACGGGAGGGATTTCGACAATGACAATTCATAAATCCATGGAAAATCTATATTTAGTAGATTTAGACCAACCTTTAGATGGGTTCCGAAATTTCATCAGCAGTTGGATATTCACCCCCGGTGATTTGACAATCTTAGTAGACCCCGGTCCTCGATCCTCTATTCCTGTTCTTGTAGATGCACTGAAAAAGCAGCAGGTAAAAAAAATCGACTACATTCTTTTAACTCATATTCATATTGACCATGCAGGGGGCACCGGACTGCTGTTGGAACATTATCCGGATGTTAAGATCAACTGTCATCCCAAAGGCATTCGCCACATGGTCGATCCCGGCAAATTGTGGGAAGGAACCCGGAAGATATTGGGTAACGTCGCAGAGGTATACGGAGAAATTGTACCGATACCCGAAGACAATATTTTTTACAAAGATTGTATCGAAGAAGGAGAGACAGTCATCAATGTATTACAAACACCAGGTCATGCACCCCATCATTTGTGTTATCAAGTTGATGACATCCTATTTGCAGGAGAAGTTGCAGGGGTTAACTACCCGCTAAAAAACGGCCTTTATCTTCGAATAGCAACACCACCAGTATTTAACTACGATATTTATCGAAACTCCATGGAAAAAGCTGCTGCTGCCGATATTTCACACATCTGTTTTGGTCACTATGGACGCAGGCAAGACATAGTAAATGTATTTGATACAGCATTTGATCAGTTAGACAATTGGCTCGCCACGGTAGAAAAGCATTATCGGGCCGGAAGTGAACCATTTGAAGAAGCCGTCTTCGAGGAACTACTGAAAAATAACCGGGGGATGGCTCATTATCACTCTCTTCCCGGTGACGTACAGGACCGGGAAAAACGTTTCTCCTTCAACAGTATCAGGGGCATGAGAGCCTATCTCGCAGAATGAAGTATGGAAAATTTCTTTACCCCAAAATAGACATTGAAAATAAAGTCTGTCTTCCCCATCCAGTAGGACAGCCGTCTCGGCTGTCCACGGCGATTCACCATTATGGACAGGCGAGACGCCTGTCCTACTGCGTTGGAAGGGTCAAAGTCTATTTTGGGGTCATTAAAAAAGCCCTTGACATAAAGAATTAGTTTTAATATGTATTTTACACTATATATTTTACTCCTCTTGATAACATAAAGTGATTGCATGCGGATCAAGAGGTATAGCAAAAGTTGGGTATGAACACAGACAATTTAAAGTGTAAAGGGTTGCCACCATGCTCTTCAGAGTTTTGGTGGCTTTCTGCTTTCTGTCATTGTGGTAATCCGACTTTGGAAAATTTTGAGAAAGGAGG encodes:
- a CDS encoding MBL fold metallo-hydrolase → MTIHKSMENLYLVDLDQPLDGFRNFISSWIFTPGDLTILVDPGPRSSIPVLVDALKKQQVKKIDYILLTHIHIDHAGGTGLLLEHYPDVKINCHPKGIRHMVDPGKLWEGTRKILGNVAEVYGEIVPIPEDNIFYKDCIEEGETVINVLQTPGHAPHHLCYQVDDILFAGEVAGVNYPLKNGLYLRIATPPVFNYDIYRNSMEKAAAADISHICFGHYGRRQDIVNVFDTAFDQLDNWLATVEKHYRAGSEPFEEAVFEELLKNNRGMAHYHSLPGDVQDREKRFSFNSIRGMRAYLAE